Genomic window (Drosophila ananassae strain 14024-0371.13 chromosome 3L, ASM1763931v2, whole genome shotgun sequence):
TGTCAAATAGTACTCACGGCCATTCTATGGCCAGGatacacactcgcacacacactcagGCACACACTCGCAGGATGCAGGACTGAGACTATGGAATACAGAGAACAATAACAGCATCAATTTGACACGTACAGGCGCTAATGATGGGAATTGCCAGccaactgaacgatcgaatcCGATTCGAAATCCGTcctatatatgtacatatataccgCTCAACATGCCCACAATTGAACCACCCGACTTTGTCCCTTTAGGAACTTTGACATCCTGCCGTTTTGAGCCATCCATCCCCTTGCTCCTCCGTACTGGCTGTCAGTTCCTGCTGGTGTGAGTTGACATTCTGAGAGTCGACGACTGCCAATTTAATTCCCATTGACAAAATGCACAATTGCCGGACACACCCACCCCCTTTTGGCCTTTTTCCCCATTGTTCGCAATGTAACTGTTCTTGTAATTGTAATTTCTGCCAGTGACAGCCACAGAGAGTcctattaattattttagaaaatCACCCGTAATAACAATAAATTTATGCAACCCACTTTGACAGACGTTTTCATCGGCTCTAGTCCTCCTTCATACATTCCGCCCACAAatgttcgattttttcccgAAACGACattcaaatatttgtttgcctTTCCATTGCCAAGGTTAGTAGTAATGCAATCAAGGCAAATGTTTGCACTGGGCTTTCCACTGTCTGTCAGTCTGGGGATTTCCCATTTCGATATACCTGTCCTACCCTGCCAGGCACTTTCCATTTTGACGAAGTatcgatttaataaatttacgTGGGGGGCTCTTGCGACAATTTGATTGACAACTTAGTTCCGACCCCTTAGTCGAGTTGGTTAGCAGAGGCTTTTTTTCGGTATTTGTTTTGACGAAAAAAAGATACACTAGATATAGATTGGACTGCTTTTTCAGAACAGTATTCGTTACCCCTTATTTTCAATTCGTTTCAGTTTAGAGCTACTAGCCAACTACCAGCTGAACCTTACATTAAATTCATAAATCAAATGCCACTGGGCGATCAGAGACCATGGACACCGAAATTGTTAACATCCgggtaatttaaataaaaattctgTTACCTAGTATTTGGTTTTCCGATCCAACCCATCCAATACAATAGACAATAGACACACTCTCGAAAATAGACAGCGTCGGACATTAAAATTAGAATTCACAAAGAGTGTATATTTAGGCGCGCTTAATTACGGAGCCGAGGAACTGCCACCCGGAGGCATAATGAAGGTATCGAAAGGCGTTGACATGCAACCGATAATTAAATTCCCGAAAAACTGAGCCAACACTGGGCCAGTTCCCACATAATAAGGATTTAGCAATAAAACTCTTGGATATGTAAATTTATCAGGGGGTATCCGACCTCCGAGGGTCCGACCGGAGAGGGTGATGTGAAAGATCCGTACCAGGGGAAACCTGGTATGGGTATCTCTCGATCCATTGCCATTGCCGTGCCCCTGCATCTTGAGCGGTAATGTGTGCCGTTACTTTTCCGAGCGGGAAAACGTGCACCCGCACATAATGTGCAACACTCACAGACACTCGCACCCATACTGCAACTAAAGTGTCAACTTTGGGCCGTAAATTCGGTTGAGGAACCCCTCATCCCTGATAATAACTCCTCCTTTGCCTTCTAATTTGGGCACACGCTCCTCGGCAAGAGGAAACAAAAACACCAGCCTCGTGGAGAGGGAGAACTCATAAAGGGAAACTCCGTTTCCGTTTTTCACACAACCATTCCAAAagcaatttttcaaaattgaaacTCATTTCATATGAATGTCTATGCTTCCAATTCCATTATATCTCGTATCTGTGACACTGGATCGGCGAATGAGATCGGTTGGATGCGATAATGCCACCCAGCAAGTGTTGAAAATAGACCAAAAACGaacaaattttgtttgggGTGACAATTGTGCGACTTTCGGGCGGAAGAGCTTATCACTGAATCGCTATCGAAGTCCCAGGATCAAATTAAGCCCAGCCACCCGGCCACCCGACCCAAGGCGAAGCGTATCGAAACTATGTATTGTTTCCTCCAGATTGACTTGGCCATAAACTACGCCGTCTATATAATAATTTTCGTCTTAGTCATCCGAGGCTGAAAAGCTCAAAAGGGTTCTCTCATTGAAAAGAAGCCTGCTCCATCATCGTCTGGCCAGGTCTGGCCAGGTCTGGGCCGGGCCGGGCTAGTCTGGTCTCTTGGCAACTACAAACAATGAACTCATAACTCAAGTGACACTTTTTAACTTGACTGCATTTCATCATGTGGCCCAACGTCTTCGCCTTGGAGTCGCCTTCGCCCGACTCTTCTTTCTTGTTTCGCATCGCCCAACAATATTCAAATTGAGTTTTCCAGTGCAACTccaactccagctccagctccagctccaaaCTGAAACTTCCCGCTTGCAACTGTAGTCATCCATCGTTGGTAAGTTTTTTGTTGCCTGGTATTTGTTAGTTGATAAAAGGCCAAGCCATTATATGCATGGCCAGGCTGCACAATTTGAAGTGGGTAAAATTTGTATGCATGTGGCTGCCATGCCAACGCCCCAGCTCCCAGCTATTGCTCCAGGTCCAGGTCttccaactccaactccaatTCCAGATTCATCTACATCTCCTACTGCGAAGGCGACTGAGACTACGACCTTTCAATTCAAACAAGAAGCCGGGAttcttttttcaaattgtcattgcctggctggctggctggatggctggatggctggacGGGTCTGGGACTGGGTTGGTCCTTCAAAGAATTCTTGGCTTTCTTTTTACGGGCAGAGAACAGCACAGATTTTGTTGTCTCATGTCGCTGGGCTTGTCAACCTGCCGGCCCCATAGTTCCTCACTCTCACACCCAATCGGCAGTACCCCCAATACTCCAATACTCTGATACTCCCCAGGTCCAACTTGACTCTCGATCCCAATCCCCGGGAATCGACGACGCCGTCAGACAAGTGCAATGAACCGCGTTTGTCTTCTTCCATTGCAGGCTGCGGCGTTGATTTATGTTACATCTTCTACGGTTACATTGGCTCTCGATTCCCTACCCGTTTCCCGTTTGGCTCAGGTCCTCCTCGGCTGCTTTCCCATTAAGCGCAACTCATATGTTACCCAAAGTCATaggtggtggaggaggagcaCACACAGGGGGAGAATCTCACACGTGAAATGATTTATTAGCGGTAATTGGTGTCACAGTGTTCCGAAGAAAAGGAAAGGATTCCCATGCCCCCCGCATCCTGTCATCCCGGCATTCCATCGGTTGGCCAGCTTGTTGTCTCGTATTGCTGCTCTTTTAATTATCTTGATtttaaacttattaaaattgaCAAATGATTTTCGTAGGCAACGCCGTGGTAGCTCCCAGGAAGCAGGTTGTCAATGGCTCTGCTTCCCAGAATCCCGGGGGCCGAGTTAGTTGATAAATCACGGCGTGTTACTGTCCAAATGTCTGCCAGTTCTTAGCCTATCATTCTGAGTATCTGAGCTGGGTTTTTTGGGCTAGGTTAGGAATATTTGGACACACCTTTCGGTTCATATCGATTGAAATACATTGACTTTGCTTTACTGCAACTTGAACAACTTTATTTTTCTCACACAATATTCACCTGAGTTTGGCAATCTCAGAAAAAATGGATAACAAGAACAACATCTTAGTGATGTCCTGGCATGGCCTTGTGCTCCTTGAGGCACATGGTCACCTTGAAGGCAGTGTCACAGTCGTTGGTGCCCTTGATGTCCTTGCAGGCATTCACGCCGGATGTGATCTCGTCCATCTTGTCCGCAAACTGTGGCACATCCTTCAGGGTGTTGATTAGAGCCTGAGCATTGAACTGGCCGTTGGTCAGGTGTCCTTGCTTCTCCATCAGGCACTTGGTGTAGCACTGGAGGTTCTGGCTGGGAGTGCCCTGCATTCCCTGGGCCATGAAGTCCTTCAGATTCGCCTCAGTCACCTGGTTTTCCTGCATGCACTGCTGCATAACTTGCCGAAAATCGGCGCCCTAAAAGGATTCCAGAGGTTAGTTGGTGGGAAATATAAACTCCAAAGGGTCCTCTTACCTGACCAACAGCCAGGAGAACAGCCAGAGCAGCAaagaggagagcggccttcatttTGAGTTGTGTTGAGTTCTGGATCTGTTCCGGATTACTGTTGGCCAGTTGTTTTCACAACGGCGACTTATATACCTACCAGATCGGACGTAATCTAAGCCCTGGCTGTGATTCATGATTCATGGGCGAAATGCAATTATGGCAATTAACTTTTTGCATGATGGAACTAAATTTCATTACGCACAATGCATACAATTTGCCTTTTTTTGAGTGTAATTATCAACCATTATCAGTCCATTTTGTTGAGGGGAGAAATCGGCAGAGTTAGTCGCAATTAGTTTCTGGCCCCAACAACGAATCAATTATTCATTTATTGTATTTAGTTGTGGTCAGAGTTTGACAATTTTCGGCCTTTGTTCGGGCCATTCGCACTTGTACAATTAATTTGCATGGCAATGGTTTTGGGCCTGGCCGGTACCAGTACTAGAACCAGGCCAGAACTCCCATTTTAGAAGCCTTTTAATCTGGCATAATCATGGACAAATTGCCAAATCTGGTGACACCCAACGAAGGTCGgcttttgaataatttaccaaattagcAAAGcacttttaatatatatttttagccaAGCTTTATTGCCTTTTTGTAATGGTTTAGAAcaagaaataaatatgaaatttaaattagaaaatacAAATTACATTGCCTTTGTTAATGGAGATCTAATTTCGATAGAAACAATTATTCATTCACGtgtatttaattgtttcgTGACTTTGCCATCTTTGTATTACATTCTAGATTatcattttcattaaaaatccCAACAAACTATCTTTTTCGATAGAATTTCTAATAAATTCTTTATAGTCAGGCGCAGACATCGGTAATCGAAGTTACAGATTGCACAATTCCGCTATGACTATCCATAACAATTAAACATCCCGGCCAGCTCCCGCCCACAACTCCAGAGACTGTGATACAAGAAGCATTTGTTTGCGGAGCGACAGATATGGAATAACTTCCATAATTCCTGGGCAAATTCAAATCAATAGACAAACAATAAGCTCGAGTTCGCAGGCCAACTGCCATTTACAGGACCAAGGAAGCCATGTTGACAGCAGGAATAATTTATGCCTTTGTTGGAAAAATGGAGGGAGAGGCGGCGGGCGAGAGCACCTGTCCAGGAGCCCAGTGTCCTAGGCCACGCCCCCCCAAGTCCTGTGCCTCGGCGTGTAAGTTCGGTTTTTCGCCAAGGTATaaggtataaaaacaaaaagaagagATGCCTGTCGAAGGACACTAGTCCTTCCAGGCCAAGTCGAGTCTCGAATCGTTGTGGCTTACAATAGGACGACGGAGAGCCGGCGAATTGGTCGCCTGATACTACTGCTTGTCATTAGTCAGGCCAGACGAAGGATAAGCAAAGGACATGGCCATAAAAAGGGCAATGTGGAGGGACACATCTACAGATACAAGGTGTGTCCTCTGAATGAATTGCTGAGTAACCAATAATGAAGTAAAACTGTTCGAGTCCTGAATGTGTCATTGTGGCAAGGGGTGAATGGCTAGGAGGCGGTGGGGCCTGAAAACCTGGAGGAGAAGGAGGCTGCCTCCCAGCCAGGACAATTCACTGTCAGTTGCATTGTTTTGACCTGATTTACATGCCAACCCAGGACCAGACCATCCCCCAACCCAACCCATGCCAACCATGCCAGTTGGCCAACAGAAAACTCGACAGATATTAGCAATGAACGGAGAAGTTGGAGTCCGTTCGGTGGACTTTTATAAATTACAAAGGCCACCGCACAAAGGCGATAGATACAGGATGCCTGGGCTGAGCTCCTATTTTCCTCTAGCTTTTCCTGCTTTTGCTCCTCGAGCAGGAGGACACCGATGACAGGACGAAACAAAGGCCAACGTTAATGAGCCAAGAGAATGGCGCGAGCCGTAGCAAACGTGGCTAAATAAAGAGCGGGGCAAATTGTAAGAAAGCAGAACTGTGTCACAATGTTTTGACAGAAGGAGGCAGGGGCCGAAGGTCCTAGGACCTAGAGAGGGGCTAGAGAAATGGTAATAGAGTCAGAAAAGGACGGGGGACACAGGACAACTGTCAGGCGGCCAAGCTAGTTAAGCGTCCGAAGACAAAGTTGATAAAATTAGATTTGTATGGTAAATAGTTTGTGGGATGCCGGCCGGGCGGCTTCTAGGTTCTTCTGCCCGAAGAGgggcaaagtttaataaatgtataaaattaattagccAGTTGAATGCTCATTAACAGCCGGCAACATGGCCAACTGACAACTTTGTTCCAAAGCGCCTCCCGCTGGCTTTAATTCTGGCTTTAAGTCGGAACTTTTTGATGGGTTCGGCTCAGGTTGGAAGGTCGGTCGATTGGTAGGTGGAAGTTGGAAGGTTCAGAGCAGCTGTCAAGCTGCCTCAATTAATTCCCAGCAGCAGTCAGTCAATGAAATTTGTTGTTTTCCCCACTGGACTCTGACCCCTAACCCCATGGACGGATCTCATTTTCACACTTCCCCCTGGATTCGGGTTTTTCGAATTTCGATATCCCGCTGCGGCCCGAATAAAAGGGGGAAAAACGAAAAaggaaaagtgaaaaatcCCCAAAATGAATGTTGACCTTTCACAATTGCAAGCCGCATGAGTTCTTTGTTTGCTGCAACTTGCGTTTTACGGTTTTTGAATGCTGCACCACGCGGTCGAATGCTGCTgaccacaaaagccaagtgccCCGGCCCGAAAAACGACGTATGTATCGGGATGGGGGTGGGGgaacacaaaatcaaaatatatttcGGCATTGTGGTAAAGTAATTGGATTTTCAGgcatttattataatattgaaCATGTTTGTGGGGCAGGGTGGAGATGCATTCTGCCAAAGAAACCAAAggaaatttgaaaataaatccaGTCGAAATCCAGTTCAGTTCTAGACCATAAATCATTTAGATTCCCgaatttaaatcaatttgaaaaatatatctaGTTGATTAAAGTTCTGGGGAATCCCCTCTCATGTAAAGTCTTGTGTAATTTGCAGTCATcgttcctctttttttttttggacagCTATAATTGGAATCGGGGACTAACACCCGTCAATTTCACAGCCCAACCCCCtggaaaatgacaaaaaaaaaggaggaaattCAAAATGCTTGCGCACTGAGTTATTGAAATTAAACATCAAATGTCACAAACAGGCACAAGCGCAGGCCAATTCGCTGTCTTGGCATTGTGGCTGTGAAAACGAGGACGAAACGCACAAAAGCACAAAGGTCCTGCCGCAGCACATGCACCAGGATCGAACTCCTAAAAGTTGCTGGGCGAGATGAAAAAAAAGCGAGAAGAATAAATGGCTGGCTGACAAGTTGCCAAAGAGCGAGGAATTCGTATTTGCGTGgaagtttttggcaaaaaataaaGTCGAGGCAGACGCCGCCGAAGACAATTGCCCGAGCAAATGAAATCAAGCACAAGCAGCTCAAGGATGTCGCTGAAAGGATCGGGCATAAGTTGCTATCGGGGGAGGGGGCGCacacacaaatacaatttACATGCGTACGTGTGCCAGGATGCACAGTGCGTCTCTGTGACATGTCCTCAGGATATTTGTATGCAAACAGGGCACAATGCGCTGAAATCGATATGCGGGCGCGCGTCCTTACAGCGCGTCCCTTCTACTTTTCGGTAAGCCTCCGCCGACGAAAAGGACTCGGGACCAAAGAAGCTGGTGCAGCTGAGCGAGCGGGCGGCTTAGAGTTCGagatctccatctccatctccagtTCCAATCCGCTTTCATCTCCGTCTCCATCTACCATCGCCCTTCACCATCACCATCTCCACCTCCATCTCCATCTGCGTCTCGGGCCACTTCTCCTGGCCTGGCAGTTGACAGCCATGTGCAACGGCgcaatgaaatgaaaaatggTGAGAAGGAGACAGCCACGACGCCTGCAGCTTCAAACTCATACGCTCATATCTGCACTGAAAGAAGACATTTTAGACAGTGTCAATAGTAAACGTTAGATGATCAgtaatttctctcagtgcctgcATGTGTCAGTGCCCGCGGCGACAAAGATGGCCTGTTGACAAGCCCTTCGTCGCAGTAGCTCTACACATAGTCCATATATACGATGAGTTAAAGGGATCTAGGGATGGGTGAGATTGATATGTGATATTATGATCTATTGTGATTTTAGTTAGATACCCAGTAATATTGGTAAACTAAAGAGTTCTTCATGAGATTATCAATCATTTAAAACCTTACATAGCAAAGCCACCCACCCAATAGGTATTTTTAATAACCACTCTGCTATTTGAATCGTACCATAATGAATTCTCTCCCCCACATTCCAGACGCTTTCCATCAATTTCAATGAGGAACATGATTTTGCAATTTTCCACTGCAACACTTGGGAATTCCGGGGATATACTTACATATCTCTGGATGTCGGATGTCGGATGGCTTGCATCATTTTTGGTAAAGTTCTTAAGCAACcctggctcctggctcctggctgCCTGATTATATCACTCAGTGTTGCTTGATTTGTTTTGCACACATTACCGTCTGATTGTCTACGCCACGTACTTCGCTTCCTCTGACCCCCAAAAACCCTCCCGCATTTGTATCTCACAGAACGAGTATCTCGTTATGCTGGTGCGTAGTGCGCTGCcgcctttttctttttttttttgattgtgcAACTGTGATAAGCAATTTTGAGAGTCGTCTCCTCGGCCTCCCCCAGAATTGAAGCACGCAGATGCcacaggacaggacaggagACCCAGGACCCATGACTGGGCCATCTCATCCCCTACGATAGCCATCAAATTAAGGCCCGACCAAATCAATGCAGataaagatacagatactgatACGGATACCCATGCTCTGGGCGCATGTAGTGGACCCATCCCAAGGTACCATTGTTTTGGCTACCTAATTGACTGGCTCTTGTTACGGTTGTTCTTAGACGGAGCCTGGCAGGTGCAAATGGTTATGAAAGGTGGCCCTGCATTTAACCCCGACACGACATCGAAATGCAAatgaaaactttaaaatatgcTCCTCGAGCAGAGCCCAGCGTAGTTGGAGTTTAGTTACATCGCTGTAAAGGATGttttctcctcctcctcttctttTTTGGGACTGCGGACTGGGTTCCCTCTCTGGTCCTTGTTttattgtatgtattttttggCTGTACAGTAGCAAATTGGTTACAAACACAGCTGTCGACCCTTACGTGGTCATAAAGTACAAGTCAAAGGGGTTTTTCATCctggccccaaaaaaaaaaaacacacctTCAAGTGGAGAAAGAAAGGAGGGAAGGAAAAGAAAGCATTAGAAAGGAGCAGGGCCAGGACACGTGGCTACTGAATAAAAGTCAGGTCAATAATGCGGTGGCTAAACGTTTGGAATTTTGGCATGTGTGTGGTCAAATTAAAAGGGTTCAAAGGACAGCAGGAGCTGCCACATGTCTTTGATCATCTGCTAGCTGCATATGTAAGGGGTTTCCGCATAAAAAGTTCTATGCAAACTATTCGAATTCCTAACGATCCCCAAAAGATGAAACACATTCCGATAGTTGTGAGGTATTTGGCTCACCTGAGTTACTTGTTTACATTAACTCTTTTCTTTTCCCGTATCGAAACGGAagcaaatataaatattcaccAGGGTTGTTGTTGAAATGCAACAGAcaattgagatctcttctggCAGATGGGGGCAGGAGGATGGGGAGTACTACCCCAAAAACATCAGccgcatatatacatatgtatacatTTGTGCATTCATCAACATTTCCTGCGGCCGGGTCGCTGGTCTCCTCCGGTCTTCGGTCTCTCGTGTGTCGGTCTTCTGGTGCCACTCTGCCCTCCTTTCTGGGAGCTGATTGCGATTGCGAATTGCAAATCGATGGCTGCGATATAGGTATGTAAGAGTATAGCCGGCAAAACGTAAAAACCACACGGTAggaaatttgaataaaatgcAATAAGACAAACACATGCATGATAATTCAGCATCAACAATGCCT
Coding sequences:
- the LOC6494601 gene encoding general odorant-binding protein 56h gives rise to the protein MKAALLFAALAVLLAVGQGADFRQVMQQCMQENQVTEANLKDFMAQGMQGTPSQNLQCYTKCLMEKQGHLTNGQFNAQALINTLKDVPQFADKMDEITSGVNACKDIKGTNDCDTAFKVTMCLKEHKAMPGHH